One segment of Massilia sp. Se16.2.3 DNA contains the following:
- a CDS encoding multidrug effflux MFS transporter, translating to MYRILTVVLACLGMAGALAIDTYLPSMPAIGRDFGVGPVAVQQTLSVFLFCFAFMMLFYGTLSDSFGRRRVIMVALVLYTIASVGAAFAPTFGFLLACRALQGLSAGAGSVIGQAIVQDRFEGPQAQKMMSHIMMVFGLAPAIAPVLGGWLHVHFGWRSTFWFLAAFGILLIVLTWRLLPESLPVEKRHAFHPGTIARNYLKVLRHPQFLLLSLSVGFAFGGLSLYIGSAANFVMVILGLPETAFAWMFIPLIGGMVLGSAWGGKRASKMPAGRMKWIGFGTMLVASVLNIGYNAFFAASVPWAVLPLAIYTFGLAVAMPAVQMNALGLFPDNRGLASSMLGFIQMMSFALVSGLVAPLLFESAFKLACGVGAGLVLSFAAWRASKLA from the coding sequence ATGTACAGAATCCTCACCGTCGTCCTTGCCTGCCTGGGCATGGCCGGCGCCCTCGCCATCGACACCTATCTGCCGTCCATGCCCGCCATCGGGCGCGACTTCGGCGTCGGGCCGGTGGCCGTGCAGCAGACCCTGTCGGTGTTCCTGTTCTGCTTTGCCTTCATGATGCTGTTCTACGGCACCCTGTCCGATTCCTTCGGCCGGCGCCGCGTGATCATGGTCGCCCTGGTGCTCTACACGATTGCCTCGGTCGGCGCGGCATTCGCACCCACCTTCGGCTTCCTGCTGGCCTGCCGCGCGCTGCAAGGGCTCTCGGCTGGTGCCGGCTCGGTGATCGGCCAGGCCATCGTGCAGGACCGTTTCGAAGGGCCGCAGGCGCAGAAGATGATGTCGCACATCATGATGGTGTTCGGCCTGGCGCCGGCCATCGCGCCCGTGCTGGGCGGCTGGCTGCACGTGCACTTCGGCTGGCGCTCGACCTTCTGGTTCCTGGCCGCCTTTGGCATCCTCCTGATCGTACTCACCTGGCGCCTGCTGCCGGAAAGCCTGCCGGTCGAGAAGCGCCATGCTTTCCACCCCGGCACGATCGCGCGCAACTACCTGAAGGTGCTGCGCCATCCGCAGTTCCTGCTGCTGTCGCTGTCGGTGGGCTTCGCTTTCGGCGGCCTGTCGTTGTATATCGGGTCGGCCGCCAACTTCGTGATGGTCATCCTCGGCCTGCCGGAGACGGCGTTCGCGTGGATGTTCATCCCGCTGATCGGCGGCATGGTGCTCGGGTCGGCCTGGGGTGGCAAACGGGCGTCGAAGATGCCGGCCGGGCGCATGAAGTGGATCGGGTTCGGCACCATGCTGGTGGCAAGCGTGCTCAATATCGGCTACAACGCCTTTTTCGCCGCAAGTGTGCCCTGGGCGGTGCTGCCGCTGGCGATCTATACCTTTGGTCTCGCCGTGGCGATGCCGGCGGTGCAGATGAATGCGCTGGGGCTGTTCCCGGACAACCGCGGGCTGGCCTCGTCGATGCTGGGTTTCATCCAGATGATGTCGTTCGCGCTGGTGTCGGGGCTGGTGGCGCCGCTGCTGTTCGAGAGCGCGTTCAAGCTGGCCTGCGGGGTGGGGGCGGGGCTGGTGCTCAGCTTTGCAGCCTGGCGGGCGAGCAAGCTGGCGTGA
- a CDS encoding excalibur calcium-binding domain-containing protein, protein MTSCDEAKYFVDHCPDVKMDGDHDGVPCEQQWCS, encoded by the coding sequence ATGACATCGTGTGACGAAGCAAAATATTTCGTCGATCACTGCCCTGACGTCAAAATGGATGGCGATCATGATGGCGTCCCATGTGAACAGCAGTGGTGCAGTTGA
- a CDS encoding metallophosphoesterase, producing MPVSVQRVHANQHGRDFVVGDVHGCFSKLSAELDRLKFDPDSDRLFSVGDLVDRGPESLGVVDWLGRPWFHAVRGNHEQFAIDYLEGNVDPDDYRIYGGAWFLDLDYARQIEIAAQFEALPIALEVETPSGLVGIVHADCPFDSWEEMVSELGGDDASAIAEVCLLSRERITAMDDAGVGGVDRVFVGHTPVLRPMSLGNVHYIDTGAVFGRALTLKQIN from the coding sequence ATGCCTGTTTCCGTTCAGCGTGTGCATGCAAACCAGCACGGCCGTGATTTCGTCGTCGGCGACGTGCATGGGTGCTTCAGCAAACTGTCGGCCGAGCTGGATCGGCTGAAGTTCGATCCGGACAGCGATCGCCTGTTCAGCGTCGGCGACCTGGTCGATCGTGGTCCCGAGTCGCTGGGCGTGGTGGACTGGCTCGGCCGTCCATGGTTCCACGCCGTACGCGGCAATCACGAACAGTTTGCGATCGATTACCTCGAGGGCAACGTCGATCCGGACGACTACCGGATCTACGGCGGGGCCTGGTTCCTCGACCTCGATTATGCGCGCCAGATCGAGATTGCCGCCCAGTTCGAGGCGCTGCCCATCGCGCTGGAAGTGGAGACGCCCTCAGGCCTGGTCGGCATTGTCCACGCTGACTGTCCATTCGATTCCTGGGAGGAGATGGTGTCGGAACTGGGCGGCGACGACGCATCGGCAATCGCGGAAGTATGTCTGCTCAGCCGTGAGCGTATTACGGCCATGGATGACGCGGGTGTCGGGGGTGTCGACCGGGTATTTGTCGGGCACACGCCCGTGCTGCGGCCGATGTCGCTGGGGAACGTGCACTACATTGATACAGGTGCGGTGTTTGGGCGGGCGCTGACCCTAAAGCAGATCAATTGA
- a CDS encoding PepSY domain-containing protein: MSSLSIRRWSWIHKWSSLVATSFMLLLCLTGLPLIYHHEIGHLLGNDVEAPALAPAVAPELAAAPPRANVDAVIGAARALYPNKLVMYISQEIDEPAIWNVTLGDTPTDEHYKPIAVDARTARVITEPAFEGGAFMSTMFRLHVDLFAGLYGKLFLGLMGLLLIVAIVSGVVLYAPFMRKLEFGTVRRERSARLKWLDLHNLLGIVTLVWALVVGATGMVNTWADLLLKVWQATEIAAMLEPYRGAAPPTQRASMDAAIKLAESAAPGMRVAFVAFPGTPFASPHHYGIYMRGSEAFSSRLYKPVLIDAQTGQITDQRALPRYLTALLISQPLHFGDYGGAPMKLLWALLDIATIIVLGSGLYLWVQRGRAARRHLQAVAQAREKAAPVLAHEGEGP; this comes from the coding sequence ATGTCAAGCCTGTCAATACGCCGTTGGAGCTGGATCCACAAATGGAGCAGCCTGGTCGCAACGAGCTTCATGCTGCTCCTGTGCCTGACCGGCCTGCCGCTGATCTACCACCACGAGATCGGCCACCTGCTGGGCAACGACGTGGAAGCGCCGGCCCTCGCGCCGGCCGTCGCGCCGGAACTTGCCGCCGCACCGCCGCGCGCGAACGTCGACGCCGTCATTGGCGCCGCGCGCGCCCTCTACCCGAACAAGCTGGTGATGTACATCTCGCAGGAGATCGACGAGCCGGCGATCTGGAACGTGACCCTGGGCGACACGCCGACGGACGAACACTACAAGCCGATCGCGGTGGACGCGCGCACTGCCAGGGTCATCACCGAGCCCGCCTTCGAGGGCGGCGCCTTCATGTCGACCATGTTCCGCCTGCACGTCGACCTGTTCGCCGGCCTGTACGGCAAGCTCTTCCTCGGCCTGATGGGGCTGCTCTTGATCGTCGCCATCGTCAGCGGCGTGGTGCTGTATGCGCCCTTCATGCGCAAACTTGAATTCGGCACCGTGCGGCGCGAACGCAGCGCGCGCCTGAAGTGGCTGGACCTGCACAACCTGCTGGGCATCGTCACGCTGGTGTGGGCACTGGTGGTGGGCGCCACCGGCATGGTCAACACCTGGGCCGACCTGCTGCTGAAGGTCTGGCAAGCCACCGAGATCGCCGCCATGCTCGAACCCTATCGTGGCGCGGCGCCGCCCACGCAACGCGCGTCGATGGACGCGGCCATCAAGCTGGCCGAAAGCGCGGCGCCCGGCATGCGCGTCGCCTTCGTTGCCTTTCCGGGCACGCCCTTCGCCAGCCCGCATCACTACGGCATCTATATGCGCGGCAGCGAGGCGTTTTCGTCGCGCCTGTACAAGCCGGTGCTGATCGACGCCCAGACCGGCCAGATCACCGACCAGCGCGCGCTGCCCCGGTACCTGACGGCGCTCCTGATCTCGCAGCCGCTGCACTTCGGGGATTATGGCGGCGCGCCGATGAAGCTGCTGTGGGCGCTGCTCGACATCGCCACCATTATCGTGCTGGGCAGCGGCTTGTACCTGTGGGTGCAGCGCGGCAGGGCCGCCAGGCGCCACCTCCAGGCCGTCGCACAGGCCCGCGAGAAGGCCGCGCCCGTGCTGGCGCATGAAGGGGAAGGGCCTTGA
- a CDS encoding SDR family oxidoreductase: MIGARTPRVIVITGASDGIGAEMARQLAAKEGAGVALVLAARNAAQLEAVAAECAAPGAQTLAVPTDVGVQIQCRRLIVTAAERFGRIDVLVNNAGRSAHALFEEVEDLGWYEELMRVNLWGSVWCTQAALPHLKNARGSIVAVSSLAGLVGVPGRTAYSATKFAVTGFFEALRAELKCAGVAVTTAYPGVVATKIRYRGFNAQGEAAGASGLKEEDAMSVEECARLIIAGMNARKREVVMTTKGKLGRFLKLLAPGLVERMALAALKDEVKPH; the protein is encoded by the coding sequence ATGATCGGGGCACGAACGCCGAGAGTCATCGTCATCACCGGCGCCTCGGACGGCATCGGCGCCGAGATGGCGCGCCAGCTGGCAGCGAAGGAGGGCGCCGGCGTTGCGCTCGTGCTGGCTGCCCGCAATGCGGCCCAGCTGGAGGCAGTCGCCGCCGAATGCGCCGCCCCGGGCGCGCAGACGCTCGCGGTGCCGACGGACGTCGGCGTGCAGATCCAGTGCCGCCGCCTGATCGTGACCGCGGCCGAACGCTTCGGACGCATCGACGTGCTGGTGAATAACGCCGGCCGCTCGGCGCATGCGCTCTTCGAGGAAGTGGAAGACCTCGGCTGGTACGAGGAGCTGATGCGGGTGAACCTGTGGGGCAGCGTCTGGTGCACCCAGGCCGCGCTCCCGCACCTCAAGAATGCGCGCGGCAGCATCGTCGCCGTGTCCTCGCTGGCGGGCCTGGTCGGCGTACCGGGGCGCACGGCCTACAGTGCGACCAAGTTCGCGGTGACGGGCTTTTTCGAGGCGCTGCGGGCCGAACTGAAGTGCGCGGGCGTCGCCGTGACGACAGCCTACCCGGGCGTGGTTGCCACCAAAATCCGCTACCGCGGCTTCAATGCCCAGGGCGAGGCTGCGGGCGCGAGCGGGTTGAAGGAAGAGGACGCGATGAGCGTCGAGGAATGCGCACGTCTGATCATCGCGGGCATGAACGCGCGCAAGCGCGAAGTGGTGATGACCACCAAAGGCAAACTCGGGCGCTTCCTCAAACTGCTGGCGCCGGGCCTGGTCGAGCGGATGGCGCTGGCGGCACTGAAGGACGAGGTCAAACCGCACTGA
- a CDS encoding SPFH domain-containing protein encodes MEYSFEIVAIVILVIAVVFVFKTINVVPQQHAWVVERLGKYHATLAPGLNIVVPFVDRIAYKHVLKEIPLDVPPQVCITKDNTQLQVDGILYYQVTDAMRASYGASNYVQAITQLAQTTLRSVIGKMELDKTFEERDHINTTIVNAIDESAANWGVKVLRYEIKDLTPPAEILHSMQRQITAEREKRALIAASEGRRQEQINIASGEREAAIARSEGERQAAINRAQGEANAIVALAEASATALRQVGAAIREPGGEDAMNLRVAEHYVDAFSKLAKTNNSIIVPANPGEMSGLIASAMQIVKAQK; translated from the coding sequence ATGGAATACTCGTTCGAAATCGTGGCAATCGTCATCCTCGTCATCGCGGTCGTGTTCGTCTTCAAGACGATCAACGTCGTGCCCCAGCAGCATGCCTGGGTGGTCGAGCGCCTGGGCAAGTACCACGCCACGCTTGCGCCGGGCCTGAACATCGTCGTACCTTTCGTCGACCGCATCGCCTACAAGCACGTATTGAAGGAAATCCCGCTCGACGTGCCGCCCCAGGTCTGCATCACCAAGGACAACACCCAGCTGCAGGTGGACGGCATCCTGTACTACCAGGTAACTGACGCCATGCGGGCGTCCTACGGCGCCTCGAACTACGTCCAGGCGATCACCCAGCTGGCGCAGACCACGCTGCGCTCCGTCATCGGCAAGATGGAGCTGGACAAGACCTTCGAAGAACGCGACCACATCAACACCACCATCGTCAACGCGATCGACGAGTCGGCCGCGAACTGGGGCGTGAAGGTACTGCGCTATGAGATCAAGGACCTGACCCCGCCGGCCGAGATCCTGCATTCGATGCAGCGCCAGATCACGGCCGAGCGCGAAAAGCGTGCGCTGATCGCGGCCTCCGAAGGCCGCCGCCAGGAGCAGATCAACATCGCCAGCGGCGAGCGCGAAGCGGCCATCGCCCGCTCGGAAGGCGAGCGCCAGGCGGCCATCAACCGCGCGCAGGGCGAGGCGAACGCGATCGTCGCCCTGGCCGAAGCCAGCGCCACGGCGCTGCGCCAGGTGGGCGCGGCCATTCGCGAGCCGGGCGGCGAGGACGCGATGAACCTGCGCGTGGCCGAACACTATGTCGACGCCTTCAGCAAGCTGGCCAAGACGAACAACTCCATCATCGTGCCGGCCAACCCGGGCGAGATGAGCGGCCTGATTGCCAGCGCGATGCAGATCGTCAAAGCGCAAAAATGA
- a CDS encoding NfeD family protein encodes MTDWMNWMIGAGIPVVAELFTGTFYLLMIAIGLAFGGIAALMGASGAIPTLVAAAVGLVATSLLHRSRFGRPARESASRDVNVNLDIGGRVTVPGWQNGRARVMYRGAQWDVELGPGALPEAGEYRIVEVQGNRLIVANA; translated from the coding sequence ATGACGGACTGGATGAACTGGATGATCGGGGCCGGGATCCCGGTGGTGGCGGAACTGTTCACGGGTACCTTTTACCTGTTGATGATCGCCATCGGCCTGGCCTTCGGTGGCATTGCCGCGCTCATGGGGGCTAGTGGGGCGATCCCGACCCTGGTTGCCGCCGCCGTCGGCCTGGTCGCCACCAGCCTGCTGCACCGCAGCCGCTTTGGCCGCCCGGCGCGCGAGAGCGCCAGCCGCGACGTCAACGTCAACCTCGACATTGGCGGCCGCGTCACCGTCCCAGGCTGGCAGAACGGCCGTGCGCGCGTGATGTACCGCGGGGCCCAGTGGGATGTCGAACTCGGCCCAGGCGCCTTGCCGGAAGCGGGCGAATACCGCATCGTCGAGGTGCAGGGCAACCGCTTGATCGTGGCAAATGCATAA
- a CDS encoding S41 family peptidase — translation MITPVQADAALWSSRVLLRYAYKPPAPARLVTADVLDGYLDALDPERLVFTQADAGAIDSHRARLRALWEEASRGAPFAIQERFLDRLALLTAFAGETLRAFVATSGKERYRRVRSTPPRPASEQEQRTLWRQRLIDEVLTLRLAGMREADIVTTLERRYSTRLAEAKARTQADVFELYMNAYARSFDPDARYFPAAGARATSTQQDGASIGVTLFASGAPVEVLALTPGGAAARSGQLQPGERIVGVSRADGSMADVLGWSSRDLLDALRGAPGSTVVLETLPAGTRLDAARKRVSLVRALPGEAGQAPRGRIETVTKGNASYRVGIVEVPGMFEDAASRNAGIKDYASTSREAASLLQGFREAKVDAVLLDLRGNGGGSLMESVKFLRLFLPKGLAALQGSGKGELTSEFVPEGTPAWSGQLGVLVDRGTAAGAELVAGALQDRGRAPVLGEASGGRSSVQTLIPLDRFAPGLGELSITVSQLYRIDGSSFEGRGLAPDIAIPGAAEAGAGEVRTHPFPGTPLQVPAAPKEGAAAAMLPSVSAQHRARMAADGRYQKLVDGQARALALRSGGEVSLDEAERRREGDILPAYAARALQLEEAVRVMADTTAPAAGLAGDAGKADNRTGTQAARP, via the coding sequence GTGATCACGCCCGTGCAAGCCGACGCGGCCTTGTGGAGCTCGCGCGTGCTCCTGCGCTATGCCTACAAGCCGCCCGCGCCGGCGCGCCTGGTGACGGCGGACGTCCTCGACGGCTACCTCGATGCGCTCGACCCGGAGCGCCTGGTGTTCACCCAGGCCGACGCAGGCGCCATCGACAGTCATCGCGCCCGGCTGCGTGCGCTGTGGGAGGAAGCCAGCCGTGGCGCGCCTTTCGCTATCCAAGAGCGCTTTCTCGACCGGCTGGCGCTGCTGACCGCTTTTGCAGGCGAAACCTTGCGCGCCTTCGTCGCCACCAGCGGCAAGGAGCGCTACCGGCGTGTGCGCTCCACCCCGCCACGTCCCGCGTCGGAACAGGAACAGCGCACGCTATGGCGCCAGCGCCTCATCGACGAGGTCCTGACCCTGCGCCTGGCCGGGATGCGCGAGGCCGACATCGTCACCACCCTCGAGCGCCGCTACAGCACGCGCCTGGCGGAGGCCAAAGCCCGCACCCAGGCCGATGTCTTCGAGCTCTACATGAATGCCTATGCCCGTTCCTTCGATCCGGATGCGCGCTATTTCCCGGCGGCGGGCGCCCGTGCGACCTCGACGCAACAGGACGGCGCGAGCATCGGCGTGACCCTGTTCGCCAGCGGAGCGCCGGTCGAGGTGCTGGCGCTGACACCAGGCGGTGCGGCCGCGCGCTCGGGCCAGCTCCAGCCCGGCGAGCGCATCGTCGGCGTGAGCCGGGCCGACGGGTCGATGGCCGACGTGCTCGGCTGGAGCAGCCGCGACCTGCTCGACGCGCTGCGCGGTGCGCCCGGCTCGACCGTGGTGCTGGAAACGCTGCCTGCCGGCACCCGCCTCGACGCCGCGCGCAAGCGTGTCAGCCTGGTCCGCGCCTTGCCTGGCGAAGCTGGCCAGGCGCCACGTGGCCGCATCGAGACCGTGACGAAGGGGAACGCCAGCTACCGTGTCGGCATCGTCGAGGTTCCGGGCATGTTCGAGGATGCGGCGAGCCGGAATGCCGGTATCAAGGATTACGCCAGCACGTCGCGCGAGGCCGCCAGCTTGCTGCAGGGTTTCAGGGAGGCGAAGGTGGACGCCGTGTTGCTCGACCTGCGCGGCAACGGTGGCGGCTCGCTGATGGAGTCGGTCAAGTTCCTGAGGCTGTTCCTGCCCAAGGGACTGGCCGCGCTCCAGGGTTCGGGGAAGGGTGAGCTCACCAGCGAATTCGTGCCGGAGGGCACGCCGGCCTGGAGCGGTCAGCTGGGTGTGCTGGTGGACCGCGGCACGGCGGCCGGTGCCGAGCTGGTGGCAGGCGCCCTGCAGGACCGCGGCCGCGCCCCGGTGCTCGGCGAGGCCAGCGGGGGCCGCAGCTCCGTGCAGACGCTGATCCCGCTCGACCGCTTCGCGCCGGGCCTGGGCGAGCTCTCGATCACGGTGTCCCAGCTCTACCGAATCGACGGGAGCAGCTTCGAGGGCCGTGGGCTGGCACCCGATATCGCCATCCCCGGCGCGGCCGAGGCCGGTGCTGGGGAAGTCAGGACCCACCCATTCCCGGGCACGCCGCTGCAGGTACCGGCTGCGCCGAAGGAGGGTGCGGCCGCCGCCATGCTGCCATCGGTGTCGGCCCAGCATCGCGCGCGCATGGCGGCCGATGGACGCTACCAGAAGCTCGTCGACGGGCAAGCGCGGGCGCTGGCGCTGCGCAGCGGCGGCGAGGTGTCGCTCGACGAGGCCGAACGGCGCAGGGAAGGCGACATTCTGCCAGCCTATGCGGCACGTGCGCTGCAGCTCGAGGAAGCCGTGCGGGTCATGGCCGACACGACCGCGCCCGCCGCCGGCCTTGCGGGCGATGCGGGCAAGGCCGACAATCGGACAGGTACGCAAGCTGCGCGACCCTAG